GCCGTCCACAGCGTTTTGCCCTTGCGCTTGACGTTGTTGGCTACCACCGCCGAGGCCGCTTCCAGGATGGTCTGGGTGGAGCGGTAGTTCTGCTCCAGGCGGATGACCTGCGCCTCGGGGAAGTCGCGCTCGAACTCCAGGATGTTGCGGATGTCGGCGCCCCGCCAGGAGTAGATGCTCTGGTCCTCGTCGCCCACCACGCAGACATTGTGGCGCTGGCCCGCGAGCAGCCGCATCAGTTCGTACTGCGGGCGGTTGGTGTCCTGGTACTCGTCGATGAGCAGGTAGTGGAAGCGCGTGGTGTAGTAGGAGCGGACCTCGGGGGCCTCGCGCAGCAGGCGCACCGCCTCCAGCAGCAGGTCGTCGAAGTCCATGGCGTTGGCCTTGCGCAGTTCCTGGCGGTAGACCTCGTAGATGTGGGCCACCCGCTCCATCTTGGGATCGCTGGAGTTGAGGTAGACCTCCTGGGGATCGAGCATGTGGTTCTTGGCCCAGGAGATGCGCGCCAGCGCCGCCCGCGGCGTGACCTGCTTCTCATCCAGGCCCAGCCGCCGGATGGCCGCCTTCACCACCATCTGCTGGTCGGATTCGTCGTAGATGGCGAAGTCCTTGCGGTAGCTGTGGGGCAGCGCCTCCACGTCGCGGCGCAGCACCCGCACGCAGAAAGAATGGAAGGTGGAGATGAGGGGGCGGCGCAGCGTGCCTCCAGCCAATTCTTCCACCCGCCCGGCCATCTCCTGCGCGGCTTTGTTCGTAAAGGTGACGGCCAGCACCGCGTCGGGCGAGACCCCGCAGTTCTCGATGAGGTGGGCGATGCGGTAGGTGATGACCCGGGTCTTGCCCGAACCGGCGCCCGCCAGGATCAGCAGCGGCCCCTCGGTGTGCTCCACCGCCTGGCGCTGCTGCGGGTTCAGTTGGTCGAGTAAGCTCTGCACTTCAATGACTCAATGGCCCGATGACTCGATGCCCCGGTCCTTGCGGCATTCCTCGCACGGGCACACGTCGCGCAGGAAGTCCCAGGAGTAGATGCCGTGCTGGTGGCCGTCATTCCAGGTGAAGCGGATGGCGTAGCGCCCCACGGGCTCGACCTGGGTGGGCCGGGCGGCCGGCTTGAACATGGGCAGCGCCCCCGGGGCGGTGGGCACGGGCTGGCCCGGCTGGCGCCCGCTCTTCCCACGCTCGTCCTCGCAGAGCGCGCAGGGACAGGCGTCGCGCAGGAACTGGAAGCTGTAGTGGCTCTTGTGGCCGTCCTTCCACTCGATGTCCACGCCCGTGCCGGCGGTCACGTTCACGTCCACGGACTGGGGATCGGCCGGGGCCAGCGGCGGGATTGCCATGGAAGCAGTATCGCACAGGCCCGAAGCCAACTTCCTCGCCGCGGATGCACGCGGATTCTCGCGGATCAGATCTGGGGACTTCGAGTTGCAGAAGAAGCTCACCACTAAGGGCACGAAGGGAGCACGAAGGGGCCCGATTTCCTTGGTGCCCTTTGTGTCAGCTCTTCCTTCGTGTACTTCGTGGTTGGCTTGTCAATCCGCGTT
This Terriglobales bacterium DNA region includes the following protein-coding sequences:
- a CDS encoding DUF971 domain-containing protein → MAIPPLAPADPQSVDVNVTAGTGVDIEWKDGHKSHYSFQFLRDACPCALCEDERGKSGRQPGQPVPTAPGALPMFKPAARPTQVEPVGRYAIRFTWNDGHQHGIYSWDFLRDVCPCEECRKDRGIESSGH